In Sulfitobacter sp. M39, the following proteins share a genomic window:
- a CDS encoding DUF4238 domain-containing protein, with product MSVTRKNHYVPRWHQESFFAPGKSKHVLLDLNPPTFKRGDGTVASGRCLFDSPTSRAFVAHDLYSTFFGAEVNDEIERMFFGDIDRRGADAVRAFCGNDQSAWQRHFKDLFEFLDIQKLRTPTGLAWLRRQYPEIVRLGEILPDVAQNQLMLEMQSIRMLNATIWTTGVREIVSARRATAKFILSDHPVTVFNHAIPPSDRPNRHPEDPSIALKGSQTLFPLGPDHLLILTNLEYAKDPGTRPDAKRTFARNYQSTMMSTTEFIRTRYLTDDQVAEVNFVIKARANRYVAGSCREDVFPERLVSKSWSDLRTTFLPPPDELYRFGGKMYARFENGDVHYQDEFGRTEKPRGWLLKEPPETKPRPREYCPCGSGHSFGNCCRDKPSHLRMSWTEKSIRERNMMFMDALVQLFELETKDWDTIRREMTDDKIAHMYRLYEALWPLETDLLALLPKPDGKMRSVYTGALHPKLITEFAPGAPLLFGELIVQNPFLISRTLQKDKRPTEHPRQYRGEALKAIMTFLQLMPLVEAGLITLIPDPCDFDFHLRDQMMAMAEARSQGIKFTPADDPRLEAVVQEDLRRTKLYMPNEAIAADILETAQDDKPIEMDTLVGIIERMKFRDKLAILQDSPLAEGGQFEFMKMAPNFEIAMYLAQATGAQILTDSPFRWKELQAALARRHLWTTSALTQLKREISSTPVNFPVGHTAVLQVFDDASFCSMEPLFRAGFAYTASRSPSQLKPNFETQLAARFRRQLQAMNSLVKRAAVSTVAARLTTEFRHGGFQDNTINRLLLMSSSEHHLHSIPMATLIERWDAATLTESKNS from the coding sequence ATGTCTGTAACCAGAAAAAACCACTATGTCCCGCGATGGCATCAGGAGAGTTTCTTCGCTCCAGGCAAGTCCAAGCACGTCCTTCTCGACTTAAACCCACCCACATTCAAACGTGGCGATGGGACGGTGGCCAGCGGACGTTGCCTTTTCGATTCACCCACGTCACGGGCGTTCGTCGCGCACGACCTCTATTCGACATTCTTCGGGGCCGAGGTCAACGACGAGATCGAGAGAATGTTCTTTGGTGACATCGACAGGCGAGGTGCCGACGCGGTCCGGGCATTCTGCGGCAATGATCAGAGTGCTTGGCAACGCCACTTCAAGGACCTCTTTGAATTTCTGGACATTCAGAAGTTGCGGACGCCAACAGGCCTCGCATGGCTACGTAGGCAGTATCCGGAGATAGTTAGGCTCGGTGAGATATTACCGGATGTTGCCCAGAACCAATTGATGCTTGAGATGCAAAGTATTCGCATGCTCAACGCTACTATCTGGACAACCGGGGTGCGAGAAATCGTGTCAGCAAGGCGGGCCACTGCCAAGTTCATCCTGAGCGACCATCCTGTTACGGTCTTTAACCATGCCATTCCGCCCTCCGACCGTCCCAACCGACACCCAGAAGATCCCTCAATCGCTCTCAAGGGTTCCCAGACACTTTTCCCGTTAGGGCCGGATCACCTCCTTATCCTTACCAACCTCGAATACGCAAAGGATCCCGGGACGCGCCCCGATGCGAAGCGAACGTTTGCACGAAACTACCAGTCCACCATGATGTCGACGACCGAGTTTATTAGGACGCGGTACCTAACCGACGATCAGGTCGCCGAGGTGAACTTCGTAATCAAAGCGCGGGCGAACCGATATGTCGCCGGATCCTGCCGGGAGGATGTCTTCCCCGAAAGGCTTGTGTCCAAGTCTTGGTCTGACCTGCGTACTACCTTTCTTCCGCCTCCGGACGAGCTCTATCGGTTCGGTGGAAAGATGTATGCCAGGTTTGAGAACGGTGACGTCCACTATCAGGACGAGTTCGGGCGAACTGAGAAGCCACGGGGGTGGCTGCTAAAGGAGCCGCCGGAGACCAAGCCTCGGCCACGCGAATACTGTCCGTGTGGATCCGGCCATTCGTTCGGGAATTGCTGTCGAGATAAGCCGTCGCACCTGCGCATGTCGTGGACGGAGAAGAGCATCCGTGAGCGCAATATGATGTTCATGGACGCCTTGGTTCAGCTCTTCGAACTGGAGACCAAGGATTGGGACACAATCCGTCGGGAGATGACCGACGACAAGATCGCGCACATGTATCGCCTCTACGAGGCCCTGTGGCCACTCGAGACCGACCTACTGGCCCTTCTGCCCAAACCGGACGGCAAGATGCGCTCGGTCTATACTGGAGCGCTGCACCCCAAGCTGATCACGGAGTTCGCGCCCGGGGCCCCTTTGCTTTTCGGCGAGCTTATTGTGCAGAACCCTTTCTTGATCTCTCGGACGCTCCAGAAGGACAAGCGACCTACTGAGCACCCTCGTCAGTATCGCGGCGAAGCTCTCAAAGCTATAATGACCTTCTTACAACTCATGCCGCTCGTAGAGGCCGGTCTAATCACTTTGATCCCCGATCCCTGCGATTTTGATTTTCACCTCCGCGACCAGATGATGGCAATGGCTGAGGCCAGATCCCAAGGCATCAAATTCACCCCCGCCGACGACCCGAGGCTCGAGGCCGTGGTGCAAGAAGATCTACGCCGCACAAAGCTATACATGCCGAATGAGGCAATTGCTGCGGATATTTTGGAAACGGCTCAAGATGATAAGCCAATCGAGATGGATACTCTGGTTGGTATTATCGAACGTATGAAGTTCAGAGACAAGCTCGCTATTCTTCAAGATAGCCCGCTCGCCGAGGGCGGCCAGTTCGAATTCATGAAGATGGCACCCAACTTCGAAATAGCGATGTATTTGGCCCAGGCCACAGGCGCACAAATATTGACCGACAGTCCCTTCCGCTGGAAAGAGCTTCAGGCGGCGCTCGCCCGACGACATCTTTGGACGACTTCTGCCCTGACACAATTGAAGCGTGAGATTTCATCGACCCCAGTAAATTTTCCGGTAGGCCATACCGCGGTCCTACAGGTGTTCGACGATGCATCTTTCTGTAGTATGGAGCCGCTTTTTCGTGCTGGTTTCGCGTACACGGCGTCTCGGAGCCCAAGCCAATTGAAACCGAACTTTGAGACGCAGCTTGCCGCGCGTTTTCGTCGACAGCTGCAGGCTATGAATTCTTTGGTCAAAAGAGCCGCAGTCTCGACCGTAGCCGCACGCCTAACAACTGAATTTCGCCACGGCGGCTTTCAGGACAACACCATCAATAGGTTATTGCTCATGTCGAGCTCGGAGCACCACTTGCACTCCATCCCTATGGCAACGTTAATAGAGCGTTGGGATGCCGCAACCTTAACGGAGAGCAAAAACTCTTAA
- a CDS encoding LexA family protein, translating to MPVYPVDEPVHIPFQSVRIVSTPVSAGFPSPAGDDLEDEIDPMAWVVRHPSSTFWWRVEGDCLWDAGIRDGDIIAVDRAGKRRIGRAVLAVVDGAVTAKILRKRGDRYYLAPANSQEQFPDVELTEDSEIWGVIAGVVRRYDLA from the coding sequence ATGCCAGTTTACCCAGTTGATGAACCCGTCCACATACCATTCCAATCTGTTCGAATTGTCAGCACTCCAGTCAGCGCAGGTTTTCCTTCGCCAGCTGGGGATGACCTCGAAGACGAGATCGACCCTATGGCATGGGTCGTTAGACATCCTTCATCTACATTTTGGTGGCGCGTAGAAGGGGACTGCCTGTGGGACGCTGGGATACGTGATGGTGACATCATCGCTGTGGACCGTGCAGGAAAGCGTCGCATCGGGAGAGCTGTGCTGGCTGTTGTAGATGGTGCTGTCACAGCAAAGATCCTGCGTAAGCGTGGTGACAGGTACTACCTCGCGCCTGCGAATAGTCAGGAACAGTTCCCTGACGTCGAACTAACAGAAGATAGCGAAATCTGGGGCGTCATCGCAGGTGTCGTCCGGCGCTATGACTTGGCATGA
- a CDS encoding Y-family DNA polymerase, with product MKRPVAISDSANFYVSAERIFDPTLKNVPVIVLSNNDGCAIARSDEAKALGIKMGTPLHHIRDKVDAHGIRVFSSNYTLYGDISRRVVEVYEDFTPNVEIYSIDECFLDFVGFKDRTAHAMALRAAVLRRVGVPVRIGIAPTKTLAKCANDIAKKNPIFAGVLDMMDESLARWLLPRVPVGDIWGVGHKTTDKLKALGVHTAADLRDLPIRQARAVGTVVLERIVLELQGEACLAFEDVEPQRKGMAVTRSAGTPMTDFDTLFQAITAHASRGAEKLRQHGLVAGTLTVFFHTNKHRPDRPQYTASRTTRMTPMSSDTFDLIEAARRCAEAGWPKSDAGSFGFTKAGVMLNDLVRFEDRPQTLFDQARPKSPALMKALDDVNDRFGKKTMVLASEGMKQAWRLRADHRSPRYTTRIEDLPVVR from the coding sequence ATGAAGCGGCCTGTTGCTATCAGCGACAGCGCCAACTTCTATGTGAGCGCTGAGCGAATATTCGATCCGACCCTCAAGAACGTCCCGGTGATCGTACTATCCAACAACGATGGCTGCGCCATAGCGCGCAGCGATGAGGCCAAGGCCTTGGGGATTAAGATGGGCACTCCGCTGCATCACATCCGCGATAAGGTTGATGCCCATGGTATCCGCGTCTTCAGCTCCAACTACACCCTCTACGGCGACATCTCTCGTAGAGTGGTTGAGGTCTACGAAGACTTTACGCCAAACGTCGAGATCTATTCCATCGATGAGTGCTTCCTCGACTTTGTCGGATTCAAAGATCGCACCGCACATGCCATGGCGCTGCGTGCAGCGGTCCTTAGGCGGGTAGGCGTGCCAGTACGCATCGGCATCGCCCCAACCAAGACGCTTGCGAAGTGTGCGAACGATATCGCCAAGAAGAACCCCATCTTTGCAGGGGTCTTGGATATGATGGATGAGAGCCTTGCCCGCTGGCTGCTGCCGCGTGTGCCAGTCGGGGACATCTGGGGCGTTGGTCACAAGACCACAGACAAGTTGAAGGCCCTGGGTGTACACACGGCAGCTGATCTTCGTGATCTGCCAATCCGTCAGGCACGGGCTGTCGGCACTGTGGTACTGGAGAGGATTGTATTGGAGCTACAAGGTGAGGCCTGTCTCGCCTTTGAAGACGTAGAGCCACAGCGCAAAGGTATGGCTGTAACACGGTCAGCAGGCACTCCAATGACAGACTTCGACACGCTGTTCCAGGCGATCACCGCGCACGCATCACGGGGCGCTGAAAAGCTACGCCAGCACGGCTTGGTCGCTGGTACGCTGACTGTGTTCTTTCACACCAACAAGCACCGGCCAGATCGTCCTCAGTATACTGCATCCAGAACAACCCGCATGACCCCGATGTCGTCGGATACCTTCGACCTTATTGAAGCCGCACGACGCTGTGCGGAAGCTGGATGGCCAAAGTCGGACGCTGGAAGCTTTGGCTTCACCAAGGCTGGTGTTATGCTGAATGACCTGGTGCGGTTCGAAGATCGTCCCCAGACGCTCTTCGATCAAGCGCGTCCGAAATCACCGGCACTGATGAAAGCTCTGGATGACGTGAATGATCGGTTCGGGAAGAAGACGATGGTACTTGCCAGCGAAGGTATGAAGCAGGCGTGGCGATTGCGCGCAGATCATCGGAGCCCGCGCTACACTACGCGAATTGAGGATTTGCCGGTGGTGAGATAG
- a CDS encoding ParD-like family protein — MKLADDLVEMVRHEAKLHHRSIAGQVSHWLKIGRAIEQSGKLDYKRVDAALCGVIDTTELTEAEEAVWVDAFTEKMGHPTDAERELHRQRRGLRLSGELGTDGNLLHTNGDNGVRS; from the coding sequence GTGAAACTCGCTGACGATTTAGTGGAGATGGTTCGACACGAAGCAAAGTTGCATCATAGGTCGATTGCCGGGCAGGTTTCGCACTGGTTGAAAATTGGCCGTGCAATAGAACAATCCGGAAAACTTGACTATAAGCGCGTCGACGCTGCACTTTGCGGTGTGATCGACACCACAGAGTTGACGGAAGCCGAAGAGGCTGTTTGGGTTGATGCCTTTACAGAAAAGATGGGCCACCCCACTGACGCAGAACGAGAGCTTCACCGCCAACGACGAGGACTTAGACTGAGTGGGGAGCTCGGAACGGATGGCAATCTGCTTCACACCAACGGTGATAATGGCGTTCGATCCTAA
- a CDS encoding MobA/MobL family protein produces the protein MIHPASHCPLLVLSRSDGRSAVAAGAYIARTRMTDQRTGLTYNYRNTQGLLAEGMTNWAGSPEQLWNAAERSEKRMNSRVARELRPALPAELPLNEQRRLVHGFACWLKDEFGVAVHWVIHAPNFHDKQQGKRMSQARKCREGEKNYLAALFDPARTNLNFHGHIRFTTRRVVDGDFLEKTRELDSKQTGSECVVKIRDEWQRRTNAALARLGSEARIDLRSYETMSAEGDAPAGLQAQHHAGPKRTARSRATLDENVAGVPDFSAQRDAARNANEKKWICWLEIRHLERERMRLLAAAELAEARERARKERALKEKKRIAEAKSAEEQRRAIEAATTIDQVSVGDDMLAAALHWAQSGAEAPSTSQDSIKRPHELGDPDHCGTSQGKDEFDEEIDPETYNLPSEETPLIKRQRIKKPTAHVRSQRVRG, from the coding sequence ATGATACATCCAGCCAGTCACTGCCCATTACTTGTACTGTCGCGTTCAGACGGACGCTCCGCGGTCGCGGCTGGCGCTTACATTGCGCGAACAAGAATGACCGACCAGCGTACCGGTCTGACCTATAACTACCGTAACACCCAGGGCTTGCTGGCAGAGGGTATGACCAACTGGGCAGGTTCGCCCGAACAGCTATGGAATGCTGCAGAACGATCCGAAAAGCGAATGAATTCGCGGGTCGCTCGGGAACTTCGCCCCGCGCTGCCCGCCGAGCTGCCGCTCAACGAACAACGCAGGCTTGTCCATGGATTTGCGTGCTGGCTTAAGGATGAATTTGGCGTCGCGGTACATTGGGTTATCCACGCGCCAAACTTCCATGACAAACAGCAGGGCAAACGAATGTCTCAAGCAAGGAAATGCAGAGAGGGAGAAAAGAACTACCTTGCGGCACTTTTCGACCCCGCCAGAACCAACTTAAATTTTCACGGTCACATCCGGTTCACGACACGCCGCGTCGTAGATGGCGATTTTCTGGAGAAGACTCGCGAGCTTGATAGCAAGCAAACGGGCTCAGAATGTGTCGTGAAAATTCGTGACGAGTGGCAGCGGAGGACCAACGCTGCTTTGGCGCGTTTGGGGAGCGAAGCTCGAATTGATCTGCGATCTTACGAGACAATGTCAGCCGAAGGAGACGCGCCCGCAGGGCTACAGGCACAACATCACGCAGGGCCTAAGCGGACGGCTCGTAGCCGGGCGACGCTGGATGAAAATGTAGCTGGTGTACCAGATTTCTCTGCACAACGTGATGCTGCCCGAAACGCGAACGAGAAAAAGTGGATTTGCTGGTTGGAAATCAGGCACCTTGAGCGGGAAAGGATGCGTCTGTTGGCCGCTGCAGAGCTTGCCGAAGCCCGAGAAAGGGCTCGGAAAGAAAGAGCTCTGAAAGAGAAAAAGCGGATCGCAGAAGCGAAGAGCGCTGAGGAACAACGCAGAGCAATTGAAGCAGCTACGACTATCGATCAGGTCAGCGTAGGTGATGATATGCTGGCAGCGGCGTTGCATTGGGCCCAGAGTGGAGCAGAAGCTCCCTCAACTTCTCAAGATTCGATTAAGCGACCCCATGAGCTTGGCGATCCTGATCACTGCGGCACCTCGCAAGGCAAAGACGAGTTCGATGAAGAGATCGACCCTGAAACCTATAATCTGCCGAGTGAGGAAACTCCTTTGATTAAACGACAGCGCATCAAAAAACCAACGGCTCACGTCCGTAGCCAGCGCGTACGCGGTTGA
- a CDS encoding DNA-primase RepB domain-containing protein — protein sequence MQLDGKEATFSRTHDVRNLPNIVGAWLDVSGYIALNRYFGPRARNSLAALNALYVDLDFHTVPSWQGVAPEAVAKAFLACVHTKGIPLPSLLNDTGRGLAAIWLIEELPPHVLPRWRNTISVLQGLFKEFGSDRRCTDAARVFRLPGTINRKCGREVRVIEGTLQRLPYDDLADCIYVAAGRPTREQLKSKRRAASSKKPSNSHKAGTLRGLPAALRFGQIRYDLERLSEHWGGLVPEGLRNTWLHLYATCLTQQHNVADLEGIVRTVASLATPGLRDCEVDAIIKSALKRRDAPYASNPNVDGRLNYSGGTVAELLCVPDSLARQLQLRQVYSSEERTRRNKERLTARRRQHGVKPRDKYLAANTISAQKPWVAHGLSRSTWYRRGCPPLPKTQKHDDTAASDEISLISLPGACHSERPERPPQAGSPTKTPPPTPTGKTRKKPKPGETRENWSHDGLYRQLRQ from the coding sequence ATGCAGTTGGACGGGAAAGAAGCGACGTTCTCCCGAACACATGACGTCAGGAACTTGCCCAACATCGTAGGTGCATGGCTGGATGTCTCCGGGTATATTGCACTCAATCGCTACTTCGGACCGAGAGCGCGTAATTCTCTTGCGGCCTTGAATGCACTGTATGTTGATCTGGATTTCCACACAGTCCCAAGCTGGCAAGGCGTCGCGCCCGAGGCTGTAGCCAAAGCTTTCCTTGCGTGCGTACATACAAAGGGTATCCCATTACCTTCTCTGTTGAACGATACTGGTCGGGGCCTGGCCGCAATTTGGTTAATCGAAGAGCTCCCTCCGCACGTCTTGCCGCGCTGGAGAAACACGATATCCGTATTGCAAGGCCTATTCAAAGAGTTTGGATCTGACCGCCGCTGCACCGACGCGGCGCGGGTATTTCGTCTGCCAGGGACGATCAATAGAAAATGCGGCCGAGAAGTCCGAGTGATCGAAGGTACTTTGCAGAGACTTCCATATGACGACCTCGCGGATTGTATATATGTCGCCGCTGGCAGACCCACCCGCGAGCAGCTTAAATCAAAGCGTCGCGCGGCCTCTTCTAAGAAACCGAGCAATTCACATAAAGCTGGAACCCTGAGAGGTTTGCCTGCGGCCCTCCGGTTTGGCCAGATACGCTACGATTTAGAGCGCCTGAGCGAACACTGGGGTGGGTTGGTGCCGGAGGGGCTGCGAAACACCTGGCTGCATCTCTATGCAACCTGTTTGACCCAGCAGCACAATGTCGCTGATCTGGAGGGTATAGTCCGAACAGTAGCCTCTTTGGCCACGCCCGGCCTGCGGGATTGCGAGGTCGATGCCATCATCAAAAGTGCGCTTAAGCGTAGAGACGCACCATATGCGTCCAACCCAAATGTGGACGGCCGGCTGAACTACTCAGGTGGCACTGTCGCAGAACTTTTGTGCGTGCCGGATTCACTGGCGCGGCAGTTGCAACTTCGCCAAGTCTACTCATCAGAAGAACGGACTCGCCGAAACAAAGAGAGATTGACTGCGCGTCGTCGTCAACATGGTGTAAAACCGCGTGATAAGTATTTGGCTGCAAACACGATCTCCGCGCAAAAGCCATGGGTTGCTCATGGCTTATCAAGAAGCACTTGGTATCGCCGGGGGTGTCCGCCTTTGCCTAAAACACAAAAGCACGACGATACCGCTGCTTCAGATGAGATAAGTCTGATCTCGCTCCCAGGGGCTTGCCACTCGGAACGACCAGAGAGACCGCCGCAGGCGGGATCTCCAACCAAAACACCCCCCCCCACCCCCACCGGAAAAACCCGAAAAAAACCGAAACCGGGCGAAACCCGGGAAAACTGGTCCCACGACGGCCTTTACCGCCAGCTAAGACAATAG
- a CDS encoding tyrosine-type recombinase/integrase → MVSNSKKTRIAGVHRVKKKLSCGGLRTYHYVFRGGPKFWSDVCDYDEADPQYVLDYQAALTGTRVKSKISGEATTYYIDRYRSSAEYKRLKPRTQSDYEKYLKSFEEEFGVDPIKMFEEMEAVGQIREWRSKWSHSPKQYDYAGSVITTFLTWCVEADSAITVHYHKDQKKLYSSNRAQIIWLPSEIEMLLNEARPQEVPIVIAFSEGGLAPQDVGFLKREHVQMTPKGRRLYFRRQKTENAVSLPVTEALGQLIDSLPEDQELLVTSLTGGPLKALRASQVIRDIKLRHNAKVDAGLLPIRIRDELRPYDMRGTAATALLRAGCSLNEIAVTMGWGLRHASNVIERYAALVPEVTDEVHKKLVKAKRKAAKLERKKSKKDKKSS, encoded by the coding sequence GTGGTAAGTAATTCGAAAAAGACCCGCATTGCTGGCGTTCATCGCGTAAAAAAGAAACTTTCGTGCGGCGGCTTGCGGACCTACCACTATGTATTCCGTGGGGGGCCGAAGTTCTGGTCCGACGTTTGCGACTATGATGAAGCTGATCCGCAGTACGTGCTGGACTACCAGGCGGCGCTGACAGGCACGCGTGTAAAGTCGAAAATAAGTGGGGAGGCAACAACGTACTACATCGATCGCTACCGCAGTTCTGCCGAATATAAGCGTTTGAAGCCACGGACACAGAGCGATTATGAAAAATATCTGAAATCTTTCGAAGAAGAATTCGGTGTCGATCCAATCAAAATGTTCGAGGAAATGGAGGCGGTCGGTCAAATTAGGGAATGGCGCTCCAAATGGTCACATTCACCTAAACAGTACGACTATGCAGGCTCTGTCATCACGACTTTTCTGACTTGGTGTGTTGAAGCGGACAGCGCAATAACTGTTCACTACCACAAGGATCAAAAGAAACTGTATAGCTCGAACCGTGCACAAATCATTTGGCTCCCATCTGAAATTGAGATGTTGCTGAATGAGGCGCGTCCTCAAGAGGTTCCGATTGTAATAGCCTTCTCCGAAGGTGGACTTGCACCACAGGATGTCGGCTTCTTAAAGCGCGAGCACGTACAAATGACGCCGAAGGGGCGGCGGCTCTACTTTCGGCGACAAAAAACCGAAAATGCTGTTAGTCTACCGGTGACAGAAGCTTTGGGGCAGCTAATCGACAGCCTCCCTGAAGACCAAGAGCTGTTGGTTACGTCCCTAACCGGTGGGCCACTTAAGGCGCTACGCGCTTCACAGGTGATCAGGGATATCAAACTCCGTCACAACGCAAAAGTTGATGCAGGTTTGCTGCCCATCCGTATTCGCGACGAGCTACGGCCATATGATATGAGAGGCACGGCTGCTACAGCACTATTGCGGGCAGGCTGTTCTCTGAACGAGATCGCAGTCACGATGGGATGGGGACTGCGTCACGCTTCCAACGTTATCGAGCGATATGCTGCCTTGGTTCCAGAAGTCACTGACGAGGTACATAAGAAACTTGTCAAAGCAAAACGCAAAGCTGCGAAATTAGAACGTAAAAAATCGAAGAAGGATAAAAAGTCATCGTGA
- the proB gene encoding glutamate 5-kinase, with protein MSKKKRIVVKIGSSLLANEEKLTLRYAFMNGLMADLGDLQDQGYEIILTSSGSVALGLNMIGKRPEEAGILDKQAAAACGQPLLMNAYRQVANEYNFDVAQMLVTVEDMEERRRFLNIKNTMLRLFENQILPIINENDSIATRDLKVGDNDRLSAKVAQMVEADHLIILTSVEGLYDRDPSEPGAQFIEEIEDVSEHLESTKSISELGSGGMLTKMLAANMAQNAGVETIIADGIIERPISSVLNNERRHTRCLASAKAASPLMIWLSNRLQVAGTLVVTDEAVRAITAKERGLQRDDLVSIQGEFSKGDVLHVYDEQGNEFARGLTNFSSEETILMARNPEMEIEDVIGYKTKSAVVGAENILILEDHHLQLDAPEEDDKPVISL; from the coding sequence GTGTCCAAGAAGAAACGTATCGTCGTTAAAATCGGATCCAGCCTGTTGGCCAATGAAGAAAAGCTGACATTGCGCTATGCATTCATGAACGGTCTCATGGCGGATTTGGGGGACCTTCAGGATCAAGGATACGAGATCATCCTGACCTCGTCAGGCTCGGTCGCGCTTGGCCTGAACATGATCGGGAAGCGCCCCGAAGAGGCCGGTATTCTGGACAAGCAAGCGGCGGCCGCCTGTGGTCAGCCATTGCTGATGAACGCCTACCGTCAGGTTGCAAACGAATACAACTTCGACGTGGCGCAGATGCTGGTGACCGTCGAAGACATGGAAGAACGCCGCCGTTTCCTGAACATCAAGAACACCATGCTGCGGCTGTTTGAAAACCAGATCTTGCCCATCATCAATGAGAACGACTCCATCGCCACACGCGACCTGAAAGTGGGCGACAATGACCGTCTTTCGGCCAAGGTGGCCCAGATGGTCGAGGCCGATCACCTGATCATCCTGACCAGCGTCGAAGGTCTCTATGACCGTGACCCCTCCGAACCCGGTGCCCAGTTCATCGAGGAAATCGAAGACGTATCCGAACACCTCGAATCCACCAAAAGCATCAGCGAATTGGGCAGCGGCGGCATGCTGACCAAGATGCTGGCGGCCAATATGGCACAGAACGCCGGTGTCGAGACGATCATCGCCGACGGCATCATCGAACGCCCGATTTCCTCGGTGCTGAACAACGAACGCCGCCACACCCGTTGTCTGGCGTCGGCCAAGGCCGCGTCGCCGCTGATGATCTGGCTAAGCAACCGTTTGCAGGTTGCCGGTACGCTGGTCGTCACGGACGAGGCTGTCCGCGCGATCACCGCCAAGGAGCGCGGCTTGCAGCGTGATGATCTGGTGTCGATCCAGGGCGAATTCTCCAAAGGTGACGTGCTGCACGTCTATGACGAGCAGGGGAACGAGTTCGCTCGCGGGCTGACCAACTTTTCGTCCGAAGAGACGATCCTGATGGCACGTAACCCCGAGATGGAGATCGAGGACGTCATCGGCTACAAAACCAAAAGCGCGGTTGTGGGGGCGGAAAACATCTTGATCCTCGAAGATCACCACCTGCAGCTCGACGCGCCCGAAGAAGACGACAAGCCCGTCATTTCCCTCTAA
- a CDS encoding acyl-CoA thioesterase, giving the protein MAARAPAATRADFADFYPLQTRWNDNDTYGHMNNVVHYALFDTAVNGWLIERGLLDPQSSPAFGLVVETGCRYFGEMAFPDRVTAGLRVAQLGKSSVRMELGLFRNDEETASAEGFFVHVYVNRDDHRPTEIPTATRTALEGLKTTA; this is encoded by the coding sequence GTGGCCGCCCGCGCACCCGCCGCCACCCGCGCCGATTTCGCGGATTTCTATCCTTTGCAGACGCGATGGAACGACAATGACACCTATGGGCATATGAACAACGTCGTGCACTATGCGCTGTTTGACACGGCCGTGAACGGCTGGCTGATCGAACGGGGGCTGCTGGATCCGCAGAGCAGCCCCGCCTTCGGGCTCGTCGTGGAAACCGGTTGCCGCTATTTCGGTGAGATGGCCTTCCCCGACCGCGTGACAGCGGGGCTGCGGGTGGCGCAGCTTGGCAAAAGCTCCGTCCGGATGGAGCTGGGTCTGTTCCGGAACGATGAGGAAACCGCCTCTGCCGAAGGGTTCTTTGTGCATGTCTATGTGAACCGCGACGACCACCGCCCAACCGAAATTCCCACCGCGACCCGTACCGCGCTAGAAGGGCTGAAAACCACGGCCTAA